The following DNA comes from Simkania negevensis Z.
AGGACGACCTCTTGCAGCTCTTGACTGAATTTGGATCTCCTAAAAATCCCAAGATTATCAAAGATCGTGATACTGGGCAATCTAGAGGATTTGGCTTTGTTGAGCTAGAGTCCAAAGAAGAAGGAACAGCCGCTATTGAGAAGCTCAATGGAAAAGAAATTGGTGGCCGTGCCTTAACAGTTAGCGAAGCCCGCGAACAAAGTGGTGGCGGCGGCGGCGGTCGTGGCGGTCCACGTGGTGGCGGCGGACGCGGTGGCCCACCAAGACGCGGCGGTGGAGGATTTCGCCACTAGGCGTTATCCGCAAACTGGATAAATATTGTCATTTTGGTTACACTCGCGCAAACGAATAAACTCTATAAAAAATTTTCTGTTTTTTGAAAAGGGATGACAATGCGCGAACCGATCAAGAAGTCTGTTAAAGAAGCAATACAAGCTATTCAGACCTTAGCTTCTGAAGAAGGCCTGGAGTTTCTTGAAAAGCTTTCATGGATGATTATCGATACCTATCGGCAAGGTGGCAAGCTTCTTATTGCTGGCAATGGAGGAAGCTTGTGTGATGCCATGCACTTTGCCGAGGAAATGACCGGGTTTTTTAGGGCAAAAAGGCAAGCTTTGCCTGCCATTGCCCTTTCTGATCCTGGACATATGAGTTGTGTTGCCAACGACCTGTCCTTTGATGATGTCTTTGCTAGAGGAGTTCAAGCCCATGGAAAAAAGGGTGATCTCTTTATTGCTCTCACCACGAGTGGAAATTCTGAGAATCTTTTTCGAGCAGTAAAAGCAAGTCAAAAAAGGGGACTCAAAACGGTTGCATTTCTGGGGAAAACAGGGGGTAAGATGAAAGGCCTTTGTGACTTAGAATGGATCGTTTCTGGATTTAAATATTCCGACCGCATTCAAGAAGCACACATGGCTGCGATTCATATCATAATTGAAATGGTTGAAGCAGAACTTATGCAACATGCTGAAGAAATTGATCTCGAACCAGCTGGAGCCCATTAATTCTATGACGGTTCAACTCGAATCTTATATCACCGACCATATTGAAGGGCGGAGAAAGTCTTCCCTTGTGCGAGGTGTTTTGCATGGATTGAGTAAACTTTTCAAGTTTGGAGTGACCCTCCGAAACTTTGCCTTTGACTATCATCTGATTAAAGAGTCAAAAGTTGACATCCCAGTGATCAGTATTGGGAACATCATAGCCGGAGGAACAGGAAAAACCGCGCTCATTCAAAAGCTTGGAAAAGACCTTTCCCGAAATAAACGGGTATCTGTTTTGCTCCGTGGATATCGCTCTGAAATCGAAAAAGTCGGAGGAAGCCTCCATCTAATCGACCGGTCTCGTATCACTCCAAATGTATGTGGCGATGAGGCCTACTTGCTTTGGAAAACTCTCCCTGAACTCAAATTGTTTATAGGAAAAGATCGACGTCTCAATGCTCAAAGGGCGGCATACCATGAGGCGGAGCTAGTATTACTTGATGATGGGATGCAATACCGCCGTCTCCATCGTGATCTTGAAATTGTCATGCTCCATGCTGACGATCTCTATGGTAAAGGGTTTTATCTACCACGTGGCTATTTACGAGATTCACCCAAACGACTAAAAGAAGCCGACTTTGTCATCATCAATCATGTTAGAGATCAAGACCATTTTGAAGAGCTTAAGAAAGACGTTGAACAACAAACATCAGCATCCTTAATCGGAATGCAGATGGTTCCTGAAACTATTGAAGGGAAAAATAGAGAAATTTGGGACGAAGTGCAAGGTATGAGGGCTGCAGTTTTTTGCGGGCTTGGAAAACCGAAATCTTTCTTCAAAACCATTGAAAAGATGGGGATTGAAATTGCCGAAACACTCATTCTTCCCGATCATATTCCTCCTACGAGGCGCCAACTTATTGATCTTGCTATTTTGGCAGAAGAAAAGGGTTGTGAGATCCTCTTATGTTCAGAAAAAGATTGGGTGAAACTTCCCGAACCCCTGAAACTTTCTCTCCCGATTGCTTACGTGAAAGCGTCACTGCAAGTTGTAGCGCAACCTGAAAACTACGACGAGCTGCTTAAGAAAATTCTAACTCTAACCCAAGGAACATCCTCATGAAACCGTGGATTAAGATTCTTGTCGGTCTTGTGCTCGGGATCATTGCAGGGCTTGTTTTAGGACATCAAGTGGATTTCCTCGAGAGAATTGGAAAAGCCTTTATTGATCTTCTCAAGATGCTCGTTGGGCTGATTGTTTTTTCCTCGCTTGTAACAGGAATGTGTCACATCAGCGATCCTAAAAAATTGGGGCGCATTGGAACGCGCACTATTTTATTTTATGCAGGAACGACGATTCTTGCCATTGTATTTGGGCTTGCGATGGTCTTTCTGATGAAACCGGGGACGGGACTAAGCCTTCCTCTTCCTCCACAATCCGGGGGGGCCATGCAAGGCCTTGGGATCATGGATTTTTTATTTGCGATTGTTCCTTCGAACCCCTTTGCAGCATTTGCAGAAGGGAATGTTTTACAGATCATTGTCTTTGCGATCTTTTTTGCTTTTGCGATCACCCTTTCAGGAGAGAAAGGAAAAGTTGTTTTAAATTTTTTCGAGTCAGTCAGTGAAGTGATGTACTCGCTCACACACTTTATCATGAAACTTGCACCCTATGGAGTCTTTGCCCTCATTGCCACAGCAGTCGGATCTGTAGGAATTAAAGTGATTTTACCCCTCCTCAAGTTTTTGCTTTGTAACTATATCGCTTGCATCCTCCAGATTGTCCTTGTGTTTGCACTTTCCTTGAAGTATTTGGCAAAGCTGAAAGTGGGTCCATTTTTTAAAGGGATGAAAGATGCGATTGTCCTAGCCTTTACAACTAGTAGTAGCTCTGCAACCCTTCCAGTCTCTCTTGAGTGCGCCCGCTATCATCTTGGAATTTCTCCTGACATCTCAGGATTTGTCCTATCTCTTGGTTCAACGATCAACATGAATGGGGCAGCGATTGGGCAAGCCATATCAGCGATTTTTATTGCCCAAGCTTACGGAATTGCCATCACATGGGTGAAAGTTGCGATCCTCATTTTTGTCTCTCTCGTCTCAGCAATTGGAGCGGCAGGAATACCTGGAACAGGAATTGTGATGCTTTCTGTTGTGCTTAACGCAATGGGATTGCCTCTTGAAGGAATCGCCCTTGTTGCTGGCGTAGATCGTTTAAGAGAAATGGTTTCTTCAGTTGTCAATATCTTAGGAGATGCTGTTGCAGCTGTCTTTATTGCCAAACAAGAAAATCAAATTGATGAGAAACAGTACCATGCTGTGACGTGGTTGTAATAGGAAATAGGGTCAATGGAAGAAGAAGTTGAAGTTAAACTCCCAAAGCTTGGTGAAAGTATCGTCAGTGCAACTGTTGTCCAGTGGTTTAAAAAAGAAGGCGATATCGTCAAGCTCGATGAGCCTCTTCTCGAAGTTTCAACAGACAAAGTCAACAGTGAAATACCCTCGCCTGTTTCAGGCAGAATTAAAGCTATCCATGCAGCGCCTGATGAAGAACTCGATGTTGGCGCATTGATTGCGACAATTACGACCGCTGAAATCACATCTGCCGCACCTGAGCCACAAGAGCCC
Coding sequences within:
- a CDS encoding dicarboxylate/amino acid:cation symporter, with protein sequence MKPWIKILVGLVLGIIAGLVLGHQVDFLERIGKAFIDLLKMLVGLIVFSSLVTGMCHISDPKKLGRIGTRTILFYAGTTILAIVFGLAMVFLMKPGTGLSLPLPPQSGGAMQGLGIMDFLFAIVPSNPFAAFAEGNVLQIIVFAIFFAFAITLSGEKGKVVLNFFESVSEVMYSLTHFIMKLAPYGVFALIATAVGSVGIKVILPLLKFLLCNYIACILQIVLVFALSLKYLAKLKVGPFFKGMKDAIVLAFTTSSSSATLPVSLECARYHLGISPDISGFVLSLGSTINMNGAAIGQAISAIFIAQAYGIAITWVKVAILIFVSLVSAIGAAGIPGTGIVMLSVVLNAMGLPLEGIALVAGVDRLREMVSSVVNILGDAVAAVFIAKQENQIDEKQYHAVTWL
- a CDS encoding D-sedoheptulose-7-phosphate isomerase, coding for MTMREPIKKSVKEAIQAIQTLASEEGLEFLEKLSWMIIDTYRQGGKLLIAGNGGSLCDAMHFAEEMTGFFRAKRQALPAIALSDPGHMSCVANDLSFDDVFARGVQAHGKKGDLFIALTTSGNSENLFRAVKASQKRGLKTVAFLGKTGGKMKGLCDLEWIVSGFKYSDRIQEAHMAAIHIIIEMVEAELMQHAEEIDLEPAGAH
- the lpxK gene encoding tetraacyldisaccharide 4'-kinase gives rise to the protein MTVQLESYITDHIEGRRKSSLVRGVLHGLSKLFKFGVTLRNFAFDYHLIKESKVDIPVISIGNIIAGGTGKTALIQKLGKDLSRNKRVSVLLRGYRSEIEKVGGSLHLIDRSRITPNVCGDEAYLLWKTLPELKLFIGKDRRLNAQRAAYHEAELVLLDDGMQYRRLHRDLEIVMLHADDLYGKGFYLPRGYLRDSPKRLKEADFVIINHVRDQDHFEELKKDVEQQTSASLIGMQMVPETIEGKNREIWDEVQGMRAAVFCGLGKPKSFFKTIEKMGIEIAETLILPDHIPPTRRQLIDLAILAEEKGCEILLCSEKDWVKLPEPLKLSLPIAYVKASLQVVAQPENYDELLKKILTLTQGTSS
- a CDS encoding RNA recognition motif domain-containing protein, producing the protein MKLFVGNLPKEYTEDDLLQLLTEFGSPKNPKIIKDRDTGQSRGFGFVELESKEEGTAAIEKLNGKEIGGRALTVSEAREQSGGGGGGRGGPRGGGGRGGPPRRGGGGFRH